The Halorhabdus sp. BNX81 genome includes a region encoding these proteins:
- a CDS encoding glycoside hydrolase family 15 protein, whose product MRLKTALNEYKGESGRFPDESKTIDGSFSGYEDRLVHVQPDGSIRDYSSPLSGLYGLDRSRLGIETAEGVQWFDDLETIRQHYYRDTRLVETEYDAGAYTVHQYDLTLGRAHVTHVELRGAVPEAASLVAFLTLAPEGKEGGVGALIHDDGGPDGTRALEVYHRREHDYLAASTGLESIKGQRPEQFEEILGDEPVSFPRGTATQAYDQTRLSGDFLVSAPLKRAGRSNRTTLVSQLSDHAEINRGTALADLRNCAREHASADALREAARDRTFVTVPQETPRSSLVRTDMRVLDLLEAKDGGHIAAPEFDTFFANSGGYGYVWFRDDAEIARRLLAAGDRLQMDVLDALQRSARFQCRQQLPDGTWPHRVWASDGSLAPGWANANVEHNDESLEYQADQTASVTAFLATLLRERQGDLEDDVTVSIRETIVEAVDALVRDIDDNGLPSPCQTLWEDATGQSLHTAATYIEALSSVARAPIRKPIRERALSGAEAVLSGLSTLWDDEMGAYVMRLDDAEPDRRLDSAGLALVEAVDAYDHVEGTILGEELVDRLETHVETTIGTLYRDPDGSPVAGLARYEGDQWRRDDQGHEKIWSVSTSWGAVAAAKLAVLLDAHDRDGDRFLDQAAELYELLDEDGALTTEAGYLAEQVFDSGDLDSAAPLGWAHALRLHTTALLDDQAALPARTAIEGPDEQPTWTTGEKLGLVTAADHDTADPSRVWSTLTRGALTEVRFPRVDLMNVRTLDFLVRSADGEYTIRTHKEDRRSEDTLERRVEPIDDESLRFRHVFEEGGNGQGHTWELTVEYVTDPSHDALVADVSFEATDDTEYEIYAVTDVALTNTAVADRGIRLGNRGDHHLVARDPTGYTGETDGTLLADADGEAYSVAIAMAAASRFEWATVATAGSEELRALYRDGELPPARETVDGENVVLVGRLGTGTRTAGTIALGFARHADTAAALGEATGALERGFGTVGTAYDDTWRTFVADKPLPGAVADDETLAAQYRTSLMSLYAVEDKTFHGASIASPSVPWGEAVPADEPKGYGYNFVWSRDLYQVFTVFEAVGALDIAQAQLEYIYEYQQDERGFIPQNTYVDGRTRWGGEQMDNISFPQVMAYQLANQGIGFADTDYDYVNVARSADYVARNGPDSAQERWEEESGYSPSSIAAEIAGLTCASQLAAETDHDADALVWQAVADEWARSVDSWTATTTGTDRHTTTPYYVRVTADGDPDAGYLRTLANDGPTLDERDVLDAGFLELVRLGITPADDPVIGNSLVEVDDTIRVDVGEAAGFYRYNGDGYGERERGDKGAPWSVEHSGKGRLWPLLTGERGEFELHTETDLGAAGCLRAMATFANEGRMIAEQVWDRDVETDYGWEFGEGTGSATPLAWAMAQYVRLAHGIDAGKPVETPEVVADRFRERGLHDAERPDLRVETTFRGNSIEVFGETDGQVVAVKSPVDSTRIRVEDGTFEGTLDVDHGESRLIVAAASDDSLSDATTAVRRLRI is encoded by the coding sequence ACGTCACCCACGTCGAACTTCGGGGTGCCGTCCCGGAAGCGGCCAGCCTGGTCGCCTTCCTCACGCTGGCCCCGGAAGGCAAGGAGGGGGGCGTCGGAGCGTTGATCCACGACGACGGCGGGCCCGACGGCACGCGGGCGCTGGAAGTCTATCACCGGCGCGAACACGATTACCTGGCGGCCTCGACGGGGCTCGAATCGATCAAGGGCCAGCGCCCCGAGCAGTTCGAGGAGATCCTGGGGGATGAGCCGGTTTCGTTCCCGCGCGGGACGGCGACACAGGCCTACGACCAGACCCGCCTCAGCGGGGACTTCCTGGTGAGTGCACCCCTCAAACGGGCCGGCCGGAGCAACCGGACGACGCTGGTGAGCCAGCTCTCCGATCACGCCGAGATCAACCGGGGGACGGCGCTTGCGGATCTCCGCAATTGTGCGCGCGAGCACGCGAGCGCTGACGCCCTCCGGGAAGCGGCCCGCGACCGCACCTTCGTCACCGTGCCCCAGGAGACGCCCCGTTCGTCGCTGGTTCGGACGGACATGCGAGTGCTTGACCTGCTCGAAGCGAAAGACGGGGGCCACATCGCAGCCCCGGAGTTCGACACGTTCTTCGCCAATTCAGGAGGCTATGGCTACGTTTGGTTCCGTGACGACGCCGAGATCGCTCGCCGACTGCTTGCGGCCGGGGACCGCCTCCAGATGGACGTTCTCGACGCACTCCAGCGCAGCGCCCGCTTTCAGTGCCGCCAGCAACTTCCCGACGGGACCTGGCCCCACCGCGTCTGGGCCTCGGACGGCTCGCTAGCACCGGGCTGGGCGAACGCGAACGTCGAACACAACGACGAGTCCCTGGAGTACCAGGCCGACCAGACCGCCTCCGTGACGGCGTTCCTGGCAACGCTGCTTCGAGAGCGCCAGGGCGACCTCGAGGACGACGTGACCGTTTCCATCCGAGAAACGATCGTCGAAGCCGTCGACGCGCTGGTGCGGGACATCGACGACAACGGGTTGCCATCTCCCTGTCAGACACTCTGGGAGGACGCCACCGGGCAGTCACTCCACACGGCGGCCACCTATATCGAGGCGCTGTCGTCAGTCGCCAGAGCACCGATTCGAAAGCCGATCCGCGAGCGGGCACTGAGTGGAGCCGAAGCGGTGTTGTCCGGGCTCTCGACTCTCTGGGACGACGAGATGGGGGCCTACGTGATGCGGCTGGACGACGCCGAACCCGACCGTCGGCTCGATAGCGCCGGGCTGGCGCTGGTCGAGGCGGTCGACGCGTACGATCACGTCGAGGGGACGATCCTGGGCGAGGAGTTGGTCGATCGCCTCGAAACTCACGTCGAGACGACGATCGGGACGCTGTATCGGGATCCTGACGGGAGTCCGGTCGCTGGTCTGGCCCGGTACGAAGGCGATCAGTGGCGTCGTGACGACCAGGGCCACGAGAAGATCTGGTCGGTCTCGACGAGTTGGGGGGCGGTGGCCGCCGCGAAACTGGCCGTCCTGCTCGACGCGCACGACCGGGACGGTGATCGCTTCCTCGACCAGGCGGCCGAGCTCTACGAGCTACTCGACGAGGACGGGGCACTAACGACGGAAGCGGGCTACCTCGCCGAACAGGTCTTCGACAGCGGCGACCTCGACAGCGCCGCACCGCTGGGATGGGCACACGCATTGCGGTTGCACACAACAGCGCTGCTCGACGACCAGGCCGCACTCCCGGCCCGAACGGCGATCGAGGGACCGGACGAACAACCCACCTGGACGACCGGCGAGAAACTCGGGCTGGTGACCGCGGCCGACCACGATACCGCCGACCCCTCGCGCGTCTGGTCGACACTCACCCGCGGAGCCCTCACGGAAGTGCGATTCCCGCGGGTCGACCTCATGAACGTCCGGACGCTTGATTTCCTGGTCCGGTCGGCGGACGGCGAATACACGATCCGAACCCACAAAGAGGACCGTCGCTCCGAAGACACCCTAGAACGACGCGTCGAGCCGATAGACGACGAATCACTTCGGTTCCGTCACGTCTTCGAGGAGGGGGGCAACGGCCAGGGCCATACCTGGGAACTCACCGTCGAGTACGTCACCGATCCCAGCCACGACGCCCTCGTCGCCGACGTGTCGTTCGAGGCGACCGACGACACCGAATACGAGATTTACGCAGTCACGGACGTCGCACTCACCAATACGGCCGTGGCCGACCGGGGGATCAGACTCGGCAACCGGGGCGACCATCACCTGGTCGCCCGCGATCCGACGGGTTACACCGGCGAGACCGACGGCACGCTGTTGGCTGACGCCGATGGGGAGGCGTACTCGGTGGCGATCGCGATGGCAGCGGCAAGTCGCTTCGAGTGGGCGACAGTCGCCACGGCCGGCAGCGAGGAACTCCGGGCGCTGTACCGTGACGGCGAGTTACCGCCGGCCCGAGAGACTGTCGACGGCGAGAACGTCGTCCTGGTTGGCCGGTTGGGGACCGGCACCCGAACGGCCGGGACGATCGCACTCGGATTCGCCCGGCACGCGGATACGGCTGCCGCGCTCGGTGAGGCCACTGGCGCGCTCGAACGCGGCTTCGGGACCGTCGGCACGGCCTACGACGACACCTGGCGGACTTTCGTGGCGGACAAGCCCCTCCCCGGGGCCGTCGCGGACGACGAGACGCTTGCCGCCCAGTACCGCACGTCGCTGATGAGTCTCTACGCCGTCGAGGACAAGACCTTCCACGGCGCGTCGATCGCCTCGCCATCGGTTCCCTGGGGCGAGGCCGTCCCCGCCGACGAACCGAAAGGGTACGGCTACAACTTCGTGTGGTCACGGGATCTCTATCAGGTGTTCACCGTCTTCGAGGCCGTCGGTGCGCTCGATATCGCCCAGGCCCAACTCGAGTACATCTACGAGTACCAGCAGGACGAACGTGGTTTTATCCCCCAGAACACCTACGTCGACGGGCGGACGCGGTGGGGTGGCGAACAGATGGACAACATCTCGTTCCCGCAGGTGATGGCCTACCAGCTCGCCAACCAGGGGATCGGCTTTGCCGACACCGATTACGACTACGTCAACGTTGCCCGGTCGGCCGACTACGTCGCCCGCAACGGCCCCGACTCCGCCCAGGAACGTTGGGAGGAAGAGTCGGGATACTCGCCGTCGTCGATCGCAGCCGAGATCGCCGGGTTGACCTGTGCGAGTCAGCTCGCTGCCGAGACTGATCACGACGCCGACGCGCTGGTCTGGCAGGCGGTCGCCGACGAGTGGGCGAGGTCGGTCGACTCCTGGACCGCGACGACGACCGGGACGGATCGGCACACGACGACACCGTACTACGTGCGGGTGACGGCCGACGGCGACCCGGACGCCGGCTACCTCCGGACGCTGGCCAACGACGGACCCACACTGGACGAACGCGACGTCCTCGACGCCGGCTTTCTGGAGCTCGTCCGGTTGGGCATCACGCCCGCCGACGATCCCGTGATCGGGAACTCACTCGTGGAAGTCGACGACACGATCCGCGTCGACGTGGGCGAGGCCGCCGGGTTCTATCGGTACAACGGCGACGGCTACGGCGAGCGCGAACGGGGTGATAAGGGTGCCCCCTGGTCGGTCGAGCACTCGGGGAAGGGGCGGCTATGGCCGCTGTTGACGGGCGAACGCGGCGAGTTCGAGCTCCATACCGAGACGGACCTCGGCGCGGCAGGGTGCCTGCGGGCGATGGCCACCTTCGCCAACGAGGGGCGGATGATCGCCGAGCAGGTCTGGGACCGGGATGTCGAAACCGACTACGGCTGGGAGTTCGGCGAAGGGACCGGGTCGGCGACGCCGCTGGCCTGGGCGATGGCCCAGTACGTCCGGCTGGCCCACGGTATCGACGCCGGCAAACCCGTCGAGACGCCCGAAGTCGTCGCCGACCGATTCCGCGAGCGGGGCCTACACGACGCCGAGCGTCCCGACCTGCGGGTCGAAACGACGTTTCGCGGCAACAGTATCGAGGTCTTCGGCGAGACCGACGGGCAGGTAGTGGCAGTCAAGAGCCCGGTGGATTCGACGCGCATCCGGGTCGAAGATGGGACCTTCGAGGGGACGCTTGACGTAGACCACGGCGAGAGCCGACTGATCGTCGCCGCCGCGAGCGACGACTCCCTCAGCGACGCAACGACAGCAGTCCGCCGGCTCCGAATCTGA